Proteins found in one Drosophila innubila isolate TH190305 chromosome X, UK_Dinn_1.0, whole genome shotgun sequence genomic segment:
- the LOC117794237 gene encoding sorting nexin-27 isoform X2: MLPFHGVQFAQLSAYERRCLRNGVSVEGATHKQVVDLIKSGGDCLTLTVISVTQQEADRLEPQEDQSGYSYIDYSDKRSLPISIPDYSIVNRNGERYIVFNIHMAGRQLCSRRYREFANLHSMLRKEFSGFTFPKLPGKWPFQLSEQQLDTRRRGLEQYLEKVCAVRVIAESDAVQDFLTDTEDDISASPVDIKVMLPDHEVTSVSVKKSSNAQVVWEILVQRANLTAYTQQYFYLFEIVEYNFERKLQPHEIPHQLYVQNYSTASSTCLCVRRWLFSVGKELTLPEGEQAARFIFYQAVDEVNRGNIRADGRLYELKALQDAKKANDYLALARTLPGYGDVVFPHCSCDSRKEGHVVPAVGMKSFRLHACREDGSLEAQMVELTWDSITRSESDEESMSFCFQYNRPDKPARWVKVYTPYHAFLADCFDRIMEERKWEDSGD; encoded by the exons ATGTTGCCATTCCATGGCGTTCAGTTTGCACAGCTTAGTGCCTATGAGCGTCGCTGTCTGCG CAATGGCGTTAGCGTGGAAGGTGCCACACACAAGCAGGTGGTGGATCTGATCAAATCTGGTGGCGATTGCTTAACCCTAACGGTTATATCCGTGACACAGCAGGAGGCCGATAGACTGGAGCCGCAGGAGGATCAAAGTGGCTACTCCTACATTGATTACTCCGACAAGCGTTCATTACCCATCAG CATACCCGACTACAGCATCGTGAATCGGAATGGTGAACGATACATTGTCTTCAATATTCACATGGCCGGACGACAGTTGTGTTCGCGCAGATATCGCGAGTTTGCCAATTTGCATTCGATGCTGCGCAAGGAATTCAGTGGCTTCACCTTCCCCAAGCTGCCCGGCAAATGGCCATTTCAGTTGAGCGAACAACAGCTGGACACACGCCGCCGTGGCCTCGAGCAATATTTGGAGAAGGTGTGCGCGGTGCGAGTCATTGCCGAAAGCGATGCTGTGCAGGATTTCTTAACGGATACCGAAGATGATATATCCGCATCGCCGGTGGATATTAAGGTCATGCTGCCCGATCACGAGGTGACAAGTGTCTCCGTGAAGAAGTCATCAAATGCTCAGGTCGTATGGGAGATTCTGGTGCAGCGCGCCAATCTCACCGCCTATACGCAACAATATTTCTATCTCTTTGAGATAGTTGAGTACAATTTTGAGCGAAAATTGCAGCCACATGAGATACCACATCAGCTCTATGTGCAGAATTACAGTACCGCCTCATCGACATGTCTCTGTGTACGTCGCTGGCTCTTCTCCGTTGGCAAGGAGCTAACGCTGCCCGAAGGCGAGCAGGCGGCCCGCTTTATATTCTATCAGGCAGTCGATGAGGTCAATCGTGGCAACATTCGCGCCGATGGCAGACTCTATGAGCTGAAGGCACTGCAAGACGCTAAAAAGGCCAACGATTATTTAGCACTGGCCCGCACACTGCCCGGCTATGGCGACGTCGTATTTCCACACTGCTCCTGTGATAGTCGCAAGGAGGGTCATGTTGTACCCGCCGTGG gAATGAAGAGCTTTCGGCTGCATGCATGTCGTGAGGATGGCTCGCTGGAGGCTCAAATGGTTGAGCTGACCTGGGACAGCATAACACGATCGGAGAGCGACGAGGAATCTATGTCATTTTGCTTTCAGTACAATCGTCCAGATAAGCCAGCACGTTGGGTCAAAGTCTATACgccatat CACGCATTCCTTGCGGACTGCTTTGATCGCATCATGGAGGAGCGCAAGTGGGAGGACAGCGGCGATTAA